AGGTCACGCAAGCAGACCCTGGTGGAATTCGGTTTCCGCTTGCCTTCCGCCCTGGACAACCGCCCCCTGCAGTTCGATGAATTCGACCGTCGCATCAACCAGGCGATCTACGTCTCCGCCACCCCCGGCAATTTTGAACAGGAACGGGCCCGCGGCAAAGTGGTGGAGCAGATCATCAGGCCCACCGGACTGCTTGATCCCGTCATTGAGGTGCGGCCCGCCGACAGCCAGGTTGATGATCTGCTTGAAGAGATCCGTCGGCGCGAATCCCGCGGTGAGGCTGTGCTTGTCACCACCCTGACCAAGCGGATGGCGGAAGACCTGACTGATTATTACGAAAAACTGGGAGTCAGGGTGCGCTATCTCCACTCCGACATCAAGACCCTGGAGCGCATTGAGCTGCTGCGGGAACTGCGTCAGGGAGAATTCAACGTTCTGATCGGCATCAACCTGCTGCGGGAGGGGCTTGATATTCCGGAAGTGTCGCTGGTTGCCGTGCTTGATGCGGACAGGGAAGGATTTTTGCGCAGTGATCGTTCCCTGATTCAGACCTGTGGGCGGGCGGCCAGAAATGCCGAAGGCATGGTGATTCTCTATGCCGACAAGGTGACCGGCTCCATGCAGCGCACCATTGATGAAACAAACAGGAGAAGGGTGCTGCAGCGGGAGTTTAACCTGCGGCACGGCATCACGCCGACAACCGTGCGCTCCTCCATCAAGAACGCGATGGAAACCATTTATGAGGGTACCCCTGCCGCTCCTCCGCAGCAGGCTGCTGAAAACCGAGAGGAGTTTGTCAGCCTCAAGGAGCTGCGGAACCGCATCAAAAAACTGGAAAAAGAGATGATGGCCAAGGCCAGGGATCTGGCCTTTGAAGAGGCTGCCGACATCAGGGATCAAATTACGCTTTTGAAGGAACAGGAATTAGAATGGCTGTAAAGGGCGGGAATCAGGAGTCAGGGGACAGGCATGGAAAAGCGGGGCTTTTCCGTCGCTTTTGCCTGTGGGCTGCGCCGCTGCTGTTTCGTATCGTTTCATTTGCGTTGTTTGCCACCTGCCGGGTGACCCGGCACGGCCATGAACATTTCCGTCACCTGATTGCGGGCAACAAACCATTTATTGTCTCCTTCTGGCACTACGGGGTTATTTATATTGTCCACCATGCCCGTCATGTGCCCTTCGTGGCCATGGTCAGTGCCAGCAAGGACGGCGAATATATTGCCCGGATTCTTGAAGGCAAGGGGTTTTCCACGGTGCGGGGGTCGCGCAACAAAGGGGCCATCGGCGCGATGAAAGGCTTGATGCGGGAGATGAGAAACGGCAAAACGGTGGTTCTGGTGGCGGACGGCTCGCAGGGTCCGGCCCGCAAGGCCCAGGCCGGCACGATCCTGCTGGCATCGAGGACGGGTGCGCCGATTCTGCCGGTGGGCTGGGCGGCATCACGCTATAAAAGTTTCCGCAGCTGGGACCGGACCGCCATCCCCTTGCCCTTTTCCCGGGTGGCTCTCTGTTACGGCAGACCTTTTTTCGTTCCGCTGGAGCTGGACAACGCCGGCCTGGAAGAATACCGGCTCAAGCTCGAACGGGCGCTGGATGATATTTATGAAAAATCATGGGAAGAGTTTGGCAGGAAGGAACATTAGAAAATGCCTGAATGTATAAGTGCACTAAAGTGCCTAAAGTTATGGGTTTTTTATGATGGGAAAAACTTTTTACTTTAGGCACTTTAAATTTTAGCGCACTTTGACTTTTTTTTAATCAAGCTGTTTCATGATGGATTCAAGCACTTCCTTGATACCGGCCGAGCCGTCCACGGAAATAACCTTGGGTCCGTTAATGCCCTTGAAATAATTGACCGCGGCCATGGTACCGGTGTTGGTGTCATAGTAGATGTTGTGGCGTTTGCCGATGGCTTCTTCATCCTGGTCGTCGGCTCGGGTGCTCAGTTCGCCGCCGCAGACGCGGCAAACCAGCCTGCCGTCTTTCTCAACCGGCTTGATCGCATCGAAAGCGATGTGGTTGGGATGATTGTTGTCGTTGGCGCACAAACGGCGGCCCATGATACGTTCTTTGGCGATCTGACGGTCAAGCATGATCTCTATGACGTAATTCAGATCAATGCCCGCATCCTTCAATGCCTTGGCCAGGGTTTCCGCCTGCACCTTGTTGCGGGGAAACCCGTCAAGCAGCCAGCCTTTTTTGCAGTCATCTTCTTTCAGCCGGTCAAGGATCATCGGAATGGTGATGTTGTCGGGAACCAGATCACCGCGGTCAATATATTCCTTGGCTTTTTTGCCCAGTTCCGTGCCGCCTTTGATGTTTTTTCTGAAGATTGCACCGGACTCGATGTGGGGAATTTTGTATTTTTCTTGAACTTTGGCACCCTGTGTGCCTTTTCCGCTGCCGTTGGGCCCGAAAATTAAGATGTTCATCTCGTCTCTCCTTGATTTAAAAAGTTTGATGGTGAAACAACATTGCTTAATTTAACGTAACATGATGTAATTGCAGTATTTTATAATATATGGCAGATCACTATAGCTCAAGATGGAAAACTCCGCCATAAAAAATGAATAGATGTTCATTCGGCTGCGGGATTAAGCGGGGTGGGCGGGGTGGAGTGCGCCGGGATATACCGGGCAGGAGGCATTCGGCAACAAGGAGGCTTATTGTTCTTTTGGGCTGTGCAGGCAACAGAACTCCGACACCAGGAGCTTGCGGTCGGCAAGGGTCATGCGGAAATAAAAGGGACTCAACATGAGAATTCTGATAGCTTCCTGGCGGGTCATGATGGTTTTTGCCTCTCGTTGTTTATCTTTCCATACACTTTTCTTTATGCTAAATTCATCGGCTGGTTGCGGGAAAAACTTTACTGAATGTGAAAATAATTTCAAGGCAATGCCGTTATGACAAGAGCGATTTTTCTTCCCTTTCCATGTGCGAGCCCCTGCCATGCATAAATCCGTTACGGCAGGGCTTCTTCTTGTGCTCATTCTTCTTTTCGGCACCTTTGGCTATATGCTGCTGGAAAACAGCAGTTTTGTTGATGGCCTGTATATGACGTTGATCACTATCACCACGGTGGGTTATGGAGAGGTGGTTCATCTCAGTCCCCAGGGGCGGGTTTTCACCATGGTGCTCATCTTGATCGGGGTCGGTTTTGTCATGCTGGTTTTCACCAATATCACCGAGGCGGTGGTTGAAGGGAGAATCCAGGCTGTTTACGGGAGATTGAACATGAAGAAAAAGGTATCGGAATTGACGAATCATTATATCATCTGCGGATTCGGGCGTATCGGCCAGGTTATTGCCAAGTTGATGAAGGACGGCGGCAAACCTTTTGTCGTTATTGAAAATGATCCGGCGGTTGTCGCAAGACTTTCGGAGCTCGGCTATCTTTTTCTTGAAGGTCAGGCGTCAAATGACGATATGCTTCTTAAGGCGGGCGTTAAAAAGGCGAAAGGGCTCATCGCCGTCGTCTCTTCCGACGCAGACAATGTGTACATCGTTCTTTCCGCCAGGGGACTGAATTCCGAGTTGTATATCATGGCGCGTTCAAGCGGAATTGAAGGGGTTGAAACGAAGCTTCTCCGGGCCGGCGCCAATAAGGTTCTTTCGCCCTATTACATCGGCGCAACCAGGATGGCGCATCATGTTCTGCGTCCGACGGTGACCGATTTTATCGATCTGACCGTGCACGGCGGGGCGCTTGGCCTCCGTCTCGAGGAGTTACTGGTATCGGTCAAGGGGCAACTGGTCAATAAAACCCTGCTTGATTCCAATATTCGTAAAGATTTTGATCTCATCGTCGTGGCCATTAAGCGGAGCGGCGGTGAAATGCAGTTTAATCCGAACCTGGGCACCATAATTCTCGGTGGCGATACCTTGGTTGTGCTCGGTGAATATGAAAAAATCAAGCAGTTGGAAAAGATAATTTAATTGTTTTGCTACATTGTGCTAAATTATTAAAGGCGTTGTGCCGGGAAAGTGCCTCTTATTCCTCTTCCGTTTGCCGTTATCTTGATTTTGGCGGACGGAAACAGCTAAAATTGATCGAATAATGGAAGACCTGTCAAAAAAACCGGTCAAAATCTGCAATGACCGTTTTCTGCTCAAGCTGACCAAGGACAAATTGAAGGCTTTCCTGCAGCTTGTCGATGATGAGTATTCCTTTGACGATGTGCCGTTTGATGACATTTTGAAGGAAGTGCGGGAACGCGGGGTTGTTTTCGGCTTTGTGTCGAAGCTGCCGCCCGCACGGGAGGGAAAAACCGTTGTGGCCGGCGGCAAAGAAGTTGTTCCCGGTGAAAACGCCAAAATAAAACCGGTGGTGAAGCCATCCATCATCAGCCAACTGCGGTCGAAGATGATGGGCAAGGACAGGGTCGATTTTCGTGAACTCGGCAACATTGTCAATGTGGCGGCAGGCT
The Desulfobulbaceae bacterium DB1 genome window above contains:
- a CDS encoding potassium transporter TrkA, producing MHKSVTAGLLLVLILLFGTFGYMLLENSSFVDGLYMTLITITTVGYGEVVHLSPQGRVFTMVLILIGVGFVMLVFTNITEAVVEGRIQAVYGRLNMKKKVSELTNHYIICGFGRIGQVIAKLMKDGGKPFVVIENDPAVVARLSELGYLFLEGQASNDDMLLKAGVKKAKGLIAVVSSDADNVYIVLSARGLNSELYIMARSSGIEGVETKLLRAGANKVLSPYYIGATRMAHHVLRPTVTDFIDLTVHGGALGLRLEELLVSVKGQLVNKTLLDSNIRKDFDLIVVAIKRSGGEMQFNPNLGTIILGGDTLVVLGEYEKIKQLEKII
- a CDS encoding adenylate kinase (essential enzyme that recycles AMP in active cells; converts ATP and AMP to two molecules of ADP) encodes the protein MNILIFGPNGSGKGTQGAKVQEKYKIPHIESGAIFRKNIKGGTELGKKAKEYIDRGDLVPDNITIPMILDRLKEDDCKKGWLLDGFPRNKVQAETLAKALKDAGIDLNYVIEIMLDRQIAKERIMGRRLCANDNNHPNHIAFDAIKPVEKDGRLVCRVCGGELSTRADDQDEEAIGKRHNIYYDTNTGTMAAVNYFKGINGPKVISVDGSAGIKEVLESIMKQLD